The Pirellulales bacterium genome segment GACCGGGGTCCACGGCGACAGTGGACAGGGGCGGAGTTGAACCGCCGACACGTGGATTTTCAGTCCACTGCTCTACCAACTGAGCTACCTGTCCAAAACTCTTCGCTCGATCCGGTGGCCAACGTGTGGCGGTGGCCAACGTGTGACGGTGGCCAATCCATGTCGGTTACTCGTCCGGCCGCGCCGCCGATTCGCCGCAAACTCTGCCATTCAGCCAGCTTGCAGCCTCGAATTCGAACGAAAAAGCAATGGGCAATCGTAAGAGCCATCCCACGGGTTGTCAATCGCCATCCGGCAGTGCCCGCGCAGGCACGTAGTGGGGGCTCATAGCACCAAGGCCCCCGATCAATGGTAGCTCAGGTTTGTGCGCGTCGATCGACTCATTCGCCGGCTTGCTCGCGCAGCTTCGCCAGACGTGATTTCAGATGATCCAAAACGCGAGGGTCGTCGAGCTGTTTGGCCTCGGCCGCAAGCGAGATTTCGGCCTTGGCCAGCGACGCGCGCGCCGCTTCGCGATCACCCGCTGCCTGCTGCGCTTCGACAATTCTCAGTAGCACGTGCGTGCCCGGCACATCACCCTTTTGGAAAAGCTCCCACAGCTCGGTCAATAAGGCGATCGCCCGGGCGTGATCGCCGGCGCGCGCCGATTCCTGACCAAGAAAGAGGGTCGCTGTCTGCCACGGTTCGCTGTTGGGCTCCGCGGCGTTGCGGAATTCCTGCCAGGCGCTTATCGACCGGCCCACGTCCGGCGTGCCGTGAAAATAATTCGCACGTTCGCTCAGCAATTTCAAACGTTCGGCGTCGTCCCCAGCGTCGGCATAGCGCCGTGCCCATTGATTCGAGTATTCGTCGAGCGTGCCAGCGTTCACCAGGTTGTAGGCCTCGCGTCCGAGGTAATTCTGGCGCTGTTGACTGTCGATTTGTGGATCGGCGAGCATCCGTCGAGCATTCGCCAGCGCTTTTTCGTACTGTCCATCCCATTCCAGAAATACCTGCCGTGCCCATTCCAGCCGCAACCGCTCTTTAGCATCGGTCACGGCGGGTAACGCCGCATCGAGCCGGGCAATCGCCCGCTTGTAGTCCTTGGCGAGCTTGTCCTCGTCCATCTGGGCCCAGATCTCGTTGAGCTTGCGCCACTGGGGCAGGGCCGCGATCCGGTCGTCGTAAATCTTGCGAACGCCAGCGGTGCCATTCGCGTCGAGCCGGCGAATCTCTTCCACCACGTCGCCATAGAACACAAACAGCGGATCGTCCTTGCGCTCGTCCAGCGTGCTCAAAAGCGGCGCCACACTGGCAAGCGCCTCGTGCAGCTTCTGGGCACGCGCGCCGTCGCTATCGGCTTGACGCGCTTCGTCGAACAATTGATCGCGCTGACGCCGCGCCTGCTGCGCCTTTCGGGCATGCGCGAGGAACGACGCGGGCGTGATCCCCTTGTGATAGCCCGTGTATGCAAACGGCCGCCCGGTAGCATCGGCCAACACGACTACGGGCACTCCTGAAATCAGGTACTGCTCTTTCCATTTCGCGTAGCGATCCTGCAGTTCCTGCATTTCCGCGGGCAACTGTTCGAGATCGCCCGCCAGAAAGTTCAACTTCACCAGCACGAAGTTGTCGCGCGCCGCGGCGAACTCGGGCCGTTTGAAAACCTCGTCTTCGAGTAGCGTGCAGAAGTGACACCAGCCGTGGCCTGTGAAGACAATGAGCAAGTCCTTCTGCTCATCGACCGCCATGCGCTGGCCAAGGTCGATGCGCGGAATCCACTTGATATCCGGGGGAGCCGCATCGGCCGGATCGACCTGCAAGCCCAGGGCCGCGCAGGCAAGCAAGGCGCAGGTTAGCAAGGAAGAGAGAACGCGCATGGCTCTATCCCACTTCAAAATTGGGTTTTTCCGCGATGCAACCGCCATCTTATCGTCCCCGCGCGCGGCGAAGCAAATCCATTTCGGGGCGGCCGAGTGGCGGCCGACATGCTTTCTTGCCGATCGCC includes the following:
- a CDS encoding thioredoxin family protein, with amino-acid sequence MRVLSSLLTCALLACAALGLQVDPADAAPPDIKWIPRIDLGQRMAVDEQKDLLIVFTGHGWCHFCTLLEDEVFKRPEFAAARDNFVLVKLNFLAGDLEQLPAEMQELQDRYAKWKEQYLISGVPVVVLADATGRPFAYTGYHKGITPASFLAHARKAQQARRQRDQLFDEARQADSDGARAQKLHEALASVAPLLSTLDERKDDPLFVFYGDVVEEIRRLDANGTAGVRKIYDDRIAALPQWRKLNEIWAQMDEDKLAKDYKRAIARLDAALPAVTDAKERLRLEWARQVFLEWDGQYEKALANARRMLADPQIDSQQRQNYLGREAYNLVNAGTLDEYSNQWARRYADAGDDAERLKLLSERANYFHGTPDVGRSISAWQEFRNAAEPNSEPWQTATLFLGQESARAGDHARAIALLTELWELFQKGDVPGTHVLLRIVEAQQAAGDREAARASLAKAEISLAAEAKQLDDPRVLDHLKSRLAKLREQAGE